The Vibrio pomeroyi genome window below encodes:
- a CDS encoding ABC transporter substrate-binding protein, with product MKINKTLLTLSLLAASTFSQAGEVEVLHWWTAGGEAKSAAVLKEMIEEQGHTWKDFAVAGGGGESAMTVLKTRAVSGNPPSAAQIKGHDIQEWGGLGFLTSLDATAKQEQWDELLPEVVTKVMKWDGEYVAVPVNVHRVNWLWANPVVLEKSGVTVPTTLDEFFVAADKIKAAGFIPLAHGGQPWQDATVFEAVALDVLSSEDYNKAFVDLDMDVLSGDKMVEVFTKFKKMRDYIDSNSPGRDWNVATSMVINGEAAMQIMGDWAKGEFTAAGKVPGKDYICAPAPGTDGQFTFNIDSFAFFELSDKENQKAQQDLAKTILTKDFQEVFNLNKGSIPVRLDMDMSKFDQCALDSMATFKASAESGDLVPSMAHGLATTSYAQGAIYDVVTNFFNEKDADPKEAAAKLAKAVKAAI from the coding sequence ATGAAAATCAATAAAACCCTACTTACTCTATCTCTTCTTGCTGCCTCAACATTTTCTCAAGCTGGTGAGGTGGAAGTGCTTCACTGGTGGACTGCCGGTGGCGAAGCAAAATCCGCTGCGGTACTGAAAGAGATGATTGAAGAACAAGGCCATACATGGAAAGACTTTGCAGTGGCTGGTGGCGGCGGTGAAAGTGCGATGACCGTTTTGAAAACGCGAGCAGTATCAGGCAACCCACCGTCTGCCGCGCAGATCAAAGGTCATGATATTCAAGAGTGGGGTGGTTTAGGTTTTCTAACGTCTCTCGATGCAACGGCGAAACAAGAACAGTGGGATGAACTACTGCCGGAAGTGGTCACTAAAGTGATGAAGTGGGACGGCGAGTATGTAGCGGTTCCTGTTAACGTTCACCGTGTTAACTGGCTTTGGGCTAACCCTGTTGTTTTAGAAAAATCAGGCGTTACCGTTCCAACCACATTAGACGAATTCTTCGTGGCGGCAGATAAGATCAAAGCGGCAGGTTTTATTCCTCTGGCTCACGGTGGCCAACCTTGGCAAGACGCGACAGTCTTTGAAGCGGTAGCACTTGATGTCCTAAGCAGTGAAGACTACAACAAAGCGTTCGTTGATCTTGATATGGACGTTTTATCTGGCGACAAAATGGTGGAAGTGTTCACCAAGTTCAAAAAGATGCGCGACTACATCGACAGCAACTCGCCAGGTCGTGATTGGAACGTCGCAACCTCAATGGTTATCAATGGCGAAGCTGCAATGCAAATCATGGGTGACTGGGCGAAAGGTGAGTTTACTGCAGCAGGCAAAGTGCCGGGTAAAGACTACATCTGTGCACCGGCTCCGGGTACTGACGGCCAATTTACCTTCAACATCGATAGCTTTGCGTTCTTTGAGTTGAGTGACAAAGAGAACCAAAAAGCGCAGCAAGATCTCGCGAAAACCATTCTTACCAAAGATTTCCAAGAAGTATTCAACCTGAACAAAGGCTCAATACCAGTACGTCTCGATATGGACATGTCTAAGTTCGACCAATGTGCGTTGGATTCAATGGCAACCTTCAAAGCAAGTGCAGAATCTGGCGATCTCGTTCCGAGTATGGCTCACGGCCTAGCGACGACAAGCTACGCTCAAGGCGCTATCTATGACGTTGTGACCAACTTCTTCAATGAGAAAGATGCCGATCCAAAAGAAGCGGCAGCTAAGTTAGCGAAAGCAGTGAAAGCGGCTATCTAA
- a CDS encoding sugar ABC transporter permease has protein sequence MEHVLTESTPKPTRSQPAPKPSFADRLQHWLPKIVLAPTALVTVVCIYGYIFWTAALSFTNSRFLPSFNFVGLAQYEKLMDNDRWITSITNLGVFGFLFMAIAILLGVGLAVLLDQNIRQEGAIRTIYLYPMALSFIVTGTAWKWILNPGLGIEKLMQDWGFTDFKFDWLVDSEMSVYTLVIAALWQSSGFVMAMFLAGLRGIDSSIIKAAQIDGASLPTIYLKIILPCLRPVVFSAVIITSHIAIKSFDLVTAMTAGGPGYSSDLPALFMYAHSFTRGQIGLGAASAMMMLAGILAILVPYLYSELREKKS, from the coding sequence ATGGAGCATGTTTTGACTGAGTCGACTCCAAAACCCACAAGAAGCCAGCCTGCGCCCAAGCCTAGCTTTGCTGACAGGTTGCAACATTGGTTACCCAAGATTGTACTGGCGCCGACCGCGTTAGTGACTGTGGTGTGTATCTACGGCTATATATTCTGGACGGCGGCGCTGTCGTTTACGAATTCTCGATTTTTACCGAGTTTCAACTTTGTCGGTTTAGCTCAATATGAAAAGCTGATGGACAACGATCGCTGGATAACCTCAATCACCAATCTCGGTGTGTTTGGTTTTCTGTTCATGGCAATTGCTATCTTGCTAGGTGTGGGTTTAGCGGTATTGCTTGACCAGAACATCCGCCAAGAAGGCGCGATTCGTACCATCTATTTATACCCAATGGCCTTGTCATTCATCGTGACGGGTACAGCTTGGAAATGGATTCTGAACCCGGGTCTTGGCATTGAAAAACTGATGCAAGATTGGGGCTTTACCGACTTTAAATTTGATTGGTTGGTCGACTCTGAAATGTCGGTCTACACCTTAGTGATTGCGGCGCTTTGGCAGTCTTCAGGCTTCGTGATGGCGATGTTCCTAGCAGGTCTTCGTGGCATTGATTCTTCAATCATCAAAGCCGCTCAAATTGATGGGGCAAGCTTACCCACTATTTATCTCAAAATCATTCTGCCTTGCTTGCGTCCTGTGGTTTTCAGTGCGGTGATCATCACCTCACACATTGCGATTAAGAGTTTCGACCTTGTGACCGCGATGACAGCGGGTGGCCCAGGTTATTCATCGGATCTTCCTGCGCTATTCATGTACGCACACTCGTTTACGCGTGGACAGATTGGCCTTGGTGCTGCCAGTGCGATGATGATGCTTGCGGGTATTTTAGCGATTCTCGTGCCTTACCTTTACTCTGAACTTAGGGAGAAAAAGTCATGA
- a CDS encoding YdiU family protein, which translates to MSVWDSISFNNRFTTLPRRFYTPIQPTPLNNVQWLAWNQNLASELGFPSFEDVSEELLETLSGNVEPEQFLPVAMKYAGHQFGSYNPDLGDGRGLLLAQIVAKSGETFDLHLKGAGKTPYSRMGDGRAVIRSTVREYLCSEAMAGLNIPTTRALAMMTSDTPVYREKQEWGALLVRAAESHIRFGHFEHLFYTNQLAEHKLLADKVIEWHFPECLNEDKPYAAMFNQIVDRTAEMIALWQANGFAHGVMNTDNMSIIGQTFDYGPFAFLDEYDPRLICNHSDYQGRYAFNQQPRIGLWNLSALAHSLSPLVDKADLEAALEQYEPQMNGYFSQLMRRKLGLLSKHEGDSRLFESLFELMSQNKVDYPRFFRTLSNLDTLPPQDVIDLIIDRDAAKLWLDNYLQRCELEESSVAERCEKMRQVNPKYILRNYLAQLAIDKAERGDSSDIDALMVVLADPYAEHPEYEHLAALPPEWGKAMEISCSS; encoded by the coding sequence ATGTCTGTCTGGGATTCAATTTCATTTAACAATCGATTTACGACGTTACCTCGACGGTTCTATACCCCAATTCAACCTACACCTTTAAACAATGTCCAATGGCTTGCATGGAACCAAAACCTTGCGAGTGAACTCGGCTTTCCGTCATTTGAGGACGTCTCTGAGGAGTTGCTTGAAACTTTATCGGGCAACGTTGAACCAGAGCAATTTTTACCTGTAGCAATGAAATACGCAGGCCATCAATTTGGTTCTTATAACCCTGACCTTGGTGATGGTCGAGGTTTGTTACTAGCTCAAATTGTCGCAAAAAGTGGTGAAACGTTCGATTTACACCTAAAAGGTGCAGGTAAAACACCGTATTCGCGCATGGGTGATGGGCGCGCGGTGATTCGCTCAACCGTTCGTGAGTATTTATGTAGCGAAGCGATGGCTGGGCTTAATATCCCAACCACACGTGCGTTGGCGATGATGACCAGTGACACGCCAGTTTATCGAGAGAAACAAGAGTGGGGCGCATTGTTGGTGCGTGCTGCTGAATCTCATATTCGTTTCGGTCACTTTGAACATCTGTTTTATACCAATCAGTTGGCTGAGCATAAATTGCTGGCCGATAAAGTCATCGAGTGGCACTTCCCTGAATGTCTCAATGAAGACAAGCCTTACGCTGCTATGTTTAATCAGATTGTTGACCGTACCGCGGAGATGATTGCGTTGTGGCAAGCGAATGGCTTTGCCCACGGGGTGATGAATACCGATAACATGTCGATTATTGGACAGACGTTTGACTACGGTCCGTTCGCTTTCCTAGATGAGTATGACCCGAGATTGATCTGCAATCACTCCGACTACCAAGGTCGTTATGCGTTCAATCAGCAACCTAGAATTGGATTGTGGAATTTGTCAGCTCTGGCTCATTCTCTTTCGCCGCTGGTGGATAAAGCCGATTTAGAGGCTGCGTTAGAACAGTACGAGCCGCAAATGAATGGTTACTTCAGCCAGTTGATGCGTCGTAAGTTAGGATTGCTTTCGAAACACGAAGGTGACAGTCGCTTGTTTGAATCGTTGTTCGAGCTGATGTCGCAAAACAAAGTCGATTACCCAAGGTTCTTTAGAACACTGTCGAACCTAGATACATTGCCGCCGCAAGACGTAATTGATTTGATTATCGACCGAGATGCAGCAAAGCTATGGTTGGATAACTACTTGCAACGCTGTGAATTGGAAGAGAGTTCAGTGGCCGAGCGTTGTGAAAAGATGAGACAAGTAAACCCGAAATACATCCTCAGAAACTACCTAGCCCAGCTTGCGATAGATAAAGCTGAGCGTGGTGATAGCAGTGATATTGACGCATTAATGGTGGTGTTGGCCGATCCTTATGCGGAACACCCTGAATACGAACATCTTGCCGCGTTACCACCAGAGTGGGGCAAAGCGATGGAGATCAGCTGCTCGTCGTAA
- a CDS encoding carbohydrate ABC transporter permease encodes MMNNINFARMFIYSALLFFCLVYLMPLFVMVLTSFKTLPDIKAGNLMSLPKEWVFDAWYKAWDTACTGVKCEGIKGYFWNSFQMVIPAVAISTLLGAFNGYVVTKWQFRGSNLFFSLLLFGCFIPFQVVLLPMATMLGKMGLANTTIGLVIVHVIYGMAFTTLFFRNFYISIPDELIKAAKLDGAGFFTIFFKILLPISTPIIMVTVIWQFTAIWNDFLFGVVYSGSETQPITVALNNLVNTSTGVKEYNVDMAAAIIAALPTLLVYVFAGKYFVRGLTAGSVKG; translated from the coding sequence ATGATGAATAACATCAACTTTGCTCGAATGTTTATCTATTCAGCACTGCTTTTCTTCTGCTTGGTTTACCTAATGCCGCTGTTCGTGATGGTACTGACGTCATTCAAAACTCTGCCTGATATCAAGGCGGGAAACTTGATGAGTTTACCAAAAGAGTGGGTATTCGATGCTTGGTATAAAGCGTGGGACACCGCGTGTACTGGCGTTAAATGTGAAGGCATCAAAGGCTACTTTTGGAACTCATTTCAAATGGTGATACCTGCGGTTGCGATCTCAACATTGCTCGGTGCATTCAATGGCTACGTGGTAACCAAGTGGCAATTCAGAGGTTCAAACCTGTTCTTTAGCTTGCTGTTGTTTGGCTGTTTTATTCCGTTCCAAGTTGTGCTTCTGCCAATGGCGACCATGCTCGGCAAGATGGGTTTAGCAAACACGACCATCGGTTTGGTGATTGTGCATGTTATCTACGGCATGGCGTTTACGACTCTGTTTTTCCGTAACTTCTACATCTCGATTCCGGATGAATTGATCAAAGCAGCAAAACTGGATGGTGCAGGCTTCTTTACCATTTTCTTCAAGATCTTATTGCCGATCTCTACACCTATCATCATGGTGACGGTGATCTGGCAGTTCACTGCAATCTGGAACGATTTCCTGTTCGGGGTGGTGTATTCAGGCTCAGAGACTCAACCAATCACCGTGGCATTAAATAACTTAGTCAACACCAGCACGGGCGTTAAAGAATACAACGTCGATATGGCTGCCGCGATTATCGCCGCACTGCCAACGTTGTTGGTGTATGTCTTCGCAGGAAAATATTTTGTTCGTGGCCTAACGGCAGGATCAGTAAAAGGATAA
- the hflX gene encoding GTPase HflX produces the protein MKLTAKPSASNALLISITTPDFKGDEAKESLAELARLVTTLGFKVVGTQSQHHSSTQRQNVLGAGKLAEIAHLTGYQGSIEEAEDEDFIDESFDFRAGIDELDFDDLPSEDVEFGTADVVVFDCDLSPSQLRNVEAHLGVEVFDRTGIIIEIFSRHARTRTARLQVEIARLNYLVPRLRETADGDKERQMGQGAGETSLELDRRKVRDQIAALKRELVSVQDEMKNRRTQRSELFTVALVGYTNAGKSSMMRAMTATEVSGEDKLFATLDTTVRALQPITQPRILVSDTVGFIKKLPHDLVASFHSTLAEAHDASLLLYVVDASDVSFRAQLEVVHEVLAQVGVEGSEKLLVLNKCDRLSEEEQLELIEEFPDAMLTSTRDPLDITKLHKYIVGVAEQGMIEEEITIPYSGQGIIGEIRSNMSVVKEEYDYECIKLTVRSSAIDLARLKKRMQKS, from the coding sequence ATGAAACTAACAGCAAAACCCTCAGCTAGTAACGCTTTACTTATTTCTATTACGACACCGGACTTCAAAGGTGACGAAGCAAAAGAGTCTCTTGCCGAACTTGCTCGCTTAGTAACAACCCTAGGGTTTAAAGTGGTCGGTACACAATCACAGCACCACAGTTCAACACAACGACAAAACGTGTTGGGCGCAGGTAAGCTTGCAGAAATTGCACACCTAACCGGTTACCAAGGTTCGATTGAAGAAGCCGAAGATGAAGACTTTATCGATGAGTCTTTTGATTTTCGCGCTGGTATCGATGAGTTAGATTTTGATGATCTTCCATCTGAAGACGTGGAGTTTGGTACTGCTGACGTAGTGGTATTCGACTGTGATTTGAGCCCATCTCAACTGCGTAACGTAGAAGCTCACTTGGGTGTCGAAGTGTTTGACCGTACTGGTATCATCATCGAAATCTTCAGCCGCCATGCTCGCACTCGTACCGCACGTCTGCAAGTTGAAATCGCTCGCCTAAACTACCTGGTGCCTCGACTGCGTGAAACGGCCGACGGTGATAAAGAACGTCAAATGGGTCAGGGTGCTGGTGAAACTTCACTAGAGCTAGACCGCCGTAAAGTTCGAGATCAAATTGCTGCGCTTAAGCGTGAGCTGGTTAGCGTGCAAGACGAAATGAAGAACCGACGCACACAGCGTTCGGAGCTTTTCACTGTTGCTCTGGTTGGCTATACCAACGCGGGTAAATCTTCGATGATGCGCGCTATGACCGCAACCGAAGTGAGCGGTGAAGATAAGCTTTTCGCAACCCTAGATACCACGGTTCGTGCTCTTCAGCCGATCACTCAGCCGCGTATCCTAGTGTCAGATACGGTGGGTTTCATCAAGAAACTACCACACGATCTGGTTGCTTCGTTCCACTCAACGCTAGCAGAAGCGCACGATGCTTCGTTACTGCTTTATGTGGTTGATGCTTCTGACGTTTCATTCCGCGCACAGCTTGAGGTGGTACATGAAGTATTAGCACAAGTGGGCGTTGAAGGCAGCGAAAAACTATTGGTACTGAACAAGTGCGATAGATTGAGCGAAGAAGAGCAGTTAGAGCTGATTGAAGAATTCCCAGATGCAATGCTGACGTCAACTCGTGACCCGCTCGATATCACCAAACTGCACAAGTACATTGTGGGTGTGGCTGAACAAGGCATGATCGAAGAAGAGATCACCATCCCTTATTCTGGACAGGGCATCATCGGTGAGATTCGCTCAAACATGAGTGTGGTGAAGGAAGAGTACGACTACGAGTGCATCAAGTTGACTGTACGCTCAAGTGCAATTGATTTAGCGCGCTTGAAAAAGCGTATGCAGAAGTCTTAA
- the ugpC gene encoding sn-glycerol-3-phosphate ABC transporter ATP-binding protein UgpC — translation MATLDLKQIRKTYRNADNETLKGIDISIDSGEFLILVGPSGCGKSTLMNTIAGLENISSGEIVIDGVDVAQVEPKDRDIAMVFQSYALYPNMTVRGNIAFGLKIRKMPQDEIDAEVNRVAEMLQIEQLLDRKPSQLSGGQRQRVAMGRALARRPKLYLFDEPLSNLDAKLRVEMRHQIKRLHQKLNTTIVYVTHDQIEAMTLADRIAVMKDGELQQLGTPQEIYTKPNNMFVAGFMGSPSMNFIKTMVDLDEEQNPIIKVTGTAEQEHHIRLPQSMREQDGKEVVIGLRPEHITEQESEDVSATTKLDLQLEVLEPTGPDTIAMVKVNDQEVACRLSPEFEVSVGQMAPLHFDLSKAVFFDAQTEARIDF, via the coding sequence ATGGCAACATTAGATTTAAAACAGATCCGTAAAACCTATCGCAACGCGGACAACGAAACGTTAAAGGGCATCGACATCAGTATCGATTCGGGGGAATTTTTGATACTTGTCGGCCCTTCGGGGTGTGGAAAATCCACCCTAATGAACACCATTGCTGGGCTAGAAAATATTAGCTCGGGTGAAATCGTGATTGATGGTGTTGACGTGGCTCAGGTTGAACCTAAAGACCGCGACATCGCGATGGTATTTCAGTCTTACGCGTTATATCCAAACATGACGGTACGCGGCAATATCGCCTTCGGCTTGAAGATCCGCAAGATGCCACAAGACGAAATCGATGCAGAAGTGAATCGAGTCGCTGAGATGCTGCAAATTGAGCAACTGCTTGATCGTAAACCATCACAGTTATCTGGTGGTCAGCGCCAGCGTGTCGCGATGGGACGTGCACTAGCGCGTCGTCCTAAGCTGTATCTGTTCGATGAGCCACTTTCTAACTTGGATGCCAAGCTGCGTGTTGAGATGCGTCACCAGATTAAACGCCTTCACCAAAAGCTGAACACCACCATTGTTTACGTGACTCATGATCAGATCGAGGCAATGACTCTGGCTGATCGTATCGCAGTAATGAAAGATGGTGAATTGCAGCAACTTGGCACACCGCAAGAGATCTACACCAAGCCAAATAATATGTTCGTGGCGGGCTTTATGGGGTCACCATCCATGAACTTCATTAAGACTATGGTGGATTTGGATGAGGAACAGAATCCGATCATCAAAGTAACGGGTACGGCTGAGCAAGAGCACCACATTCGTTTACCACAAAGTATGCGTGAGCAAGATGGCAAAGAAGTGGTGATTGGCCTGCGCCCTGAACACATAACCGAGCAGGAAAGTGAAGATGTGTCGGCAACGACCAAGCTAGACTTGCAGTTAGAAGTGCTAGAACCAACAGGGCCAGATACGATTGCGATGGTGAAAGTGAACGACCAAGAAGTGGCATGTCGTTTGTCACCGGAATTTGAAGTGTCAGTTGGGCAAATGGCGCCGCTGCATTTTGATTTATCAAAGGCGGTATTCTTTGATGCTCAGACTGAAGCGAGAATTGATTTCTAG
- a CDS encoding LysE family translocator: MSFDTWIYYLLAVLILTASPGPSSLLCMTKGVQSGFKLSIFTALGSLTAITGILTLSFTGLGVIIASSEVVFNVIKWTGAAYLIYLGWKSLRSNQQDYDDLSSQQTDSQLVKESAVQHYLSGFIVGASNPKAILFFTALFPQFIDPSLALLPQFAVFALTFAVMELSWLLVYAYLGAKSSNWLFAKGRAKVFNRVTGGVFIGAGALLSTTSRA; the protein is encoded by the coding sequence ATGAGCTTTGATACATGGATTTATTATTTGTTGGCAGTACTGATTTTAACGGCATCGCCGGGCCCCAGTTCTTTATTGTGCATGACCAAAGGTGTGCAATCGGGTTTTAAATTATCAATATTTACTGCGCTGGGCAGCTTAACGGCGATCACTGGAATCTTAACGTTATCGTTCACAGGCTTAGGGGTGATCATTGCTTCATCGGAAGTGGTGTTTAATGTCATTAAATGGACAGGCGCTGCGTATCTTATCTATCTTGGCTGGAAGTCTTTACGTTCTAACCAGCAAGATTACGACGATCTATCCAGTCAACAAACCGATTCTCAGCTTGTTAAAGAAAGCGCGGTGCAACACTACTTAAGTGGTTTTATTGTTGGCGCGAGTAACCCGAAAGCGATTCTATTTTTTACCGCACTTTTCCCTCAGTTTATCGACCCGTCACTCGCTCTGCTTCCCCAGTTTGCGGTGTTTGCTTTAACCTTTGCTGTGATGGAGTTGTCTTGGCTATTGGTGTACGCGTATTTAGGTGCGAAGTCGTCAAACTGGCTGTTCGCGAAAGGCAGAGCTAAGGTTTTCAATCGTGTAACAGGGGGCGTGTTTATTGGTGCTGGTGCGCTGCTTTCGACAACAAGCCGAGCATAA
- a CDS encoding response regulator transcription factor: MPTNTRILVVDDDQEIRELLEEYLTKSGFDVFSVGDGVELETHLQSQGYPDLMLLDVMLPGDDGFTLCQRVRKQSNVPIIMLTAVSDETDQIIGLEIGADDYIAKPFSPRQLMARIKALLRRVQVVDDKPNDALPKQIIFGDWTLDTLAHRISHNESSEEMDLSGSDFSLLMLFLTRPNEVLDRDTISFATRGREALPFERGIDVQLSRLRSRLGDSGKYPHYIKTMRGNGYILAVPVQYEH; this comes from the coding sequence ATGCCAACAAATACTCGAATTCTCGTGGTGGATGATGATCAAGAAATCCGCGAGCTGCTGGAAGAGTACCTCACAAAATCGGGTTTCGATGTCTTTTCAGTTGGAGACGGTGTTGAACTCGAAACTCACCTGCAAAGCCAAGGTTACCCAGACCTGATGCTTCTTGATGTGATGCTACCCGGTGACGACGGTTTTACCTTGTGTCAACGCGTCCGCAAACAATCGAATGTGCCTATTATCATGCTGACTGCGGTATCGGATGAAACCGACCAGATCATCGGCTTAGAAATTGGTGCGGATGACTACATCGCCAAGCCGTTTAGCCCTCGTCAGTTAATGGCGCGTATCAAAGCTCTGCTACGCCGTGTTCAAGTCGTCGATGACAAACCCAATGATGCACTGCCAAAGCAGATCATCTTTGGTGATTGGACGCTCGATACGCTCGCACATCGAATTTCCCACAATGAAAGCTCAGAAGAGATGGACTTATCGGGCAGTGATTTCTCATTGTTAATGTTGTTCCTTACTCGCCCTAATGAAGTGTTAGACCGAGATACCATCTCTTTCGCCACTAGAGGCCGTGAAGCGCTGCCTTTTGAACGTGGCATTGATGTGCAGCTTAGTCGCCTGAGAAGCCGATTGGGTGACAGTGGTAAATATCCTCACTACATCAAAACCATGCGCGGCAACGGTTACATTCTTGCTGTGCCTGTTCAGTATGAACACTGA
- a CDS encoding ATP-binding protein: protein MKWLRSLKPNSLVARTLLLTLLAVVIAQGIATSIWYSESKHKELEGIRSASSSMANMFASTVTFFQSLPVKYRHIVLDQIRNMGGTRFFVSFNKEALIVEPIPDTRLKTASIEAIESVLSSKLNKVESVRVDFSRPEHLRLLKNDIYLSDLPRSWAHHTLTLEPLNPPILVVQIELASHEWVYIAALLPAPYVKLDDTILGREQVIFLLSSTLILLVLTYLMIRRQVRPLKKLARAANEMSMDIQQPPLKEEGATELVTATRAFNRMQQRIRRYVADREHLFSAISHDLKTPITRLRLRAELLENEVKKDKFNKDLDELEMMVKGALQAVRDTDLHENNAIIDLNEMMLSVIELHNQHQTLVEFEPIVVEPLVAKPLAIKRVLTNLIDNAVKYGTSAKVDISSDSVWVIVTIQDHGKGIPEDKLELVFEPYFRLATDDQGHGLGLGICRNILHGHGGDLIIRNSPQGGLEAKVYIPRGLEV from the coding sequence ATGAAGTGGTTGAGAAGTTTAAAGCCAAATTCCTTGGTTGCTCGAACCTTGTTACTGACCTTGTTGGCGGTGGTCATTGCTCAGGGTATCGCAACCTCTATTTGGTATAGCGAATCTAAGCATAAGGAGTTGGAAGGGATTCGTTCGGCCTCATCGAGCATGGCGAACATGTTTGCTTCAACGGTGACTTTCTTTCAGTCTTTGCCCGTCAAATATCGTCATATCGTGTTGGATCAGATCCGCAATATGGGCGGTACGCGCTTCTTCGTCTCTTTCAACAAAGAGGCATTGATTGTCGAGCCGATACCCGATACTCGCTTAAAAACCGCCTCGATAGAGGCCATAGAAAGTGTGTTGAGTAGCAAGCTTAATAAAGTGGAATCAGTACGTGTCGATTTCTCTCGCCCAGAGCATCTTCGATTACTTAAAAATGACATCTACTTGAGCGATCTCCCTCGATCGTGGGCGCATCACACCTTAACCTTAGAACCTCTTAATCCGCCGATTCTGGTTGTGCAGATTGAATTAGCCAGTCATGAATGGGTCTACATTGCAGCACTGTTACCTGCACCTTACGTAAAACTGGATGACACTATTCTTGGTCGTGAACAGGTGATCTTCTTGCTCTCTTCAACACTCATTCTATTGGTGTTGACCTACTTAATGATTCGTCGCCAAGTGCGCCCGCTCAAGAAACTTGCAAGAGCAGCCAATGAAATGAGCATGGATATTCAGCAGCCTCCGCTTAAAGAAGAAGGGGCAACGGAACTGGTCACGGCAACCCGAGCCTTTAATCGCATGCAGCAGCGGATTCGTCGTTATGTTGCTGACCGAGAGCATTTGTTCTCAGCTATCTCTCATGACTTGAAGACGCCAATTACCCGTTTAAGGCTTCGAGCTGAGCTATTGGAAAATGAGGTCAAGAAAGACAAGTTCAACAAGGATTTAGATGAGCTTGAGATGATGGTGAAGGGCGCATTACAAGCGGTAAGAGATACTGACCTTCACGAAAACAACGCCATTATCGATCTCAACGAGATGATGCTTTCTGTAATTGAACTGCACAACCAACATCAAACCTTGGTTGAGTTTGAACCCATAGTGGTTGAACCGTTAGTTGCCAAACCACTAGCGATTAAACGTGTGCTCACCAACCTTATCGATAACGCGGTGAAATACGGCACATCAGCTAAGGTCGATATCAGCAGTGATTCGGTGTGGGTTATCGTGACGATTCAAGACCACGGCAAGGGTATTCCTGAAGACAAACTTGAACTAGTGTTTGAACCTTACTTCAGGCTTGCGACCGACGACCAAGGACACGGTTTAGGGCTCGGGATCTGCCGAAATATCCTGCACGGACACGGCGGAGATCTCATTATTCGTAACTCCCCTCAAGGCGGCCTAGAAGCCAAAGTCTATATACCAAGAGGCCTAGAAGTGTAA